TTTTTCGACTCTTACTTTAAATATTTGAGCTAAAGTAAAATGACCTAATTCATGAATAACTATTAATATAGAAATGCAAAGCAGCAATTGTATAGATTTAACCAAAATAGATGTCATTTCCAAAACTTAATAAAAAAGATAAATTTAAACCTTTATTTCATTTTTTTTCATTACTAAAAATTTATTTTCTATTTTTCTTCAATAAAAATATAAAATATATAAATTTTGAATTTATCTAATCTTAAAAAAGGAGAAAAAGGAATTATCAAAGGATATAAAAACGAAGATTTTCCTATCAAATTATTAGAATTAGGTGTTTTACCTGGAGTAGAATTTGAAATACTTTTTGTTTCTATTTTTTATGATCCACTATGCATAAGTTATAATCAGTCTTGTTTAGCTTTACGTAGAAAAGAAGCAGAAAACATTATAATAGAACCTATAATTTAAAAATGCAAAGAAGAATAATAAAATTAGCACTTATTGGAAATCCAAATGTAGGAAAAACTTCTTTGTTCAATAAATTAACTGGACTTAACCAAAAAGTAGGCAATTATTTAGGAGTCACAGTAGACAAAAAAATAGGATATTTCTATTATGAAAATATATACTATCAAATTATAGATCTTCCTGGAACTTATAGCATATATCCTTCATCTGAAGATGAAGAAATAGTTAGCAAATTGCTTAATAATATAAATCATTTAGATTATCCGGACAAAATTATGGTTGTGGCAGATTCTTCTAATATAAAAAAAAGTCTTCTTTTATTTAGACAAGTGCAAGATTTAAGATTTCCTGTTTTATTTATATTAAATATGTTGGATGAAGCAAAAAAGAAGGGGATATTCATTGATATGGAAAAACTAAAAAAATTTCTTATAACAGAAATTGTCATGATCAATGCAAGAGAAGGAATAGGATTGGAAAAAGTTAAAAAAGAAATCAAGAATCTAAAAAAAACAAAAAAATTGGATTTTTTCAATCCAGGATTACGTTATTCTATTGCTGTTAATGATGTAAAAAATAGTTACAAAGTAAATACTTATAAAGCTTGGTATTATTTAGCTTATAATGGAAAATTTTTGAAAGAAGACAAAGAAGACTATTTATTAAATAAAATAAAAAAGAAACACAATATTATATCCAAAAGATTACAAATCAAGGAGACATTAGATAGATATGAAGAAATAGGAAAAATTTACTCCGAAACAGTTTCCGAATTGGTCTTAGATAAAGAAAAAAATTATTTAGAATTTTCTAAAAAAATAGATAACAATTTAATTGTTCATCCTTTTTGGGGTTATTTTATTTTTTTCTTTTTTTTATTTATCATTTTTCAATGTGTTTTTTTCTGGGCAGAAAAACCTAAAGAGTTTATAGAATTTTTTTTTTCTATTATTCAAAAAAAACTAGAAAATATTTATCCAGGTCCTTTAAATAATTTTTTATTGCAAGGAATATTGCCTGGAATTAGTACTATTATCACTTTTATTCCACAAATTTTTATTTTACTATTTTTTATTCTTCTTATGGAAGAAAGTGGTTACATAAGCAGAGTGATCTTTTTAATGGATAGAATCATGCGACCTTTTGGATTAAATGGGAAAAGTGTTGTTCCTCTTATTTCTAGCATAGCTTGCGCTATTCCAGCTATCATGTCAGCTAGACATATTGAAAATCCAAGAGATCGTTTAATTACTATTTTAGCCACTCCTTTTATGACCTGTTCTGCAAGATTACCTGTTTATACTTTAATTATATCTCTAATCATACCAAATTACAGATGGTATTTCATTCAATTAAGAGGAATAGTCCTTATGGCTATGTATTTATTAGGAATCCTATCTTCTTTAGGAGTCTCAATGATTTTACATCAATTTTTGAAAAAAAATTATCAGAGCCATCTAATTATGGAAATTCCTACTTACAAATTTCCTATATTTAGAAACATATTGATTACCTTATGGATTAATCTAAAATCATTTATTATCAATGCCGGAAAAATGATTTTATTGATTAATATATTGATTTGGGTTTTAGGAACTTTTGGCCCTTCAGAAAATTTTTCATATCAAAAATCTCAAAAATCAATCGTTTTAAAATATCTGCAAAAAAAAGAATTATCTTATTCATATTTAGGTTTGATTGGGAAAAAAATAGAACCTGTAATTCATCCATTAGGATACGATTGGAAAATTGGAATAGGATTACTATCATCTCTTGTAGCGAGAGAAGTTTTTGTTAGTACTATGGCTTCTGTGTATAAAATAGAAGAAAAAGGAAATTTTTTGAAAGAAAAAATGAAAAAAGAAGTGTTCCCCAGCTCTAAAAAACCTATTTACAATTTAGCAACAGGAGTTTCTTTGCTATTCTTTTATGCGTTTTCTATGCAGTGTATGAGTACTTTATCTATAATAAAAAAA
This sequence is a window from Blattabacterium cuenoti. Protein-coding genes within it:
- a CDS encoding FeoA family protein, translated to MNLSNLKKGEKGIIKGYKNEDFPIKLLELGVLPGVEFEILFVSIFYDPLCISYNQSCLALRRKEAENIIIEPII
- the feoB gene encoding ferrous iron transport protein B, with product MQRRIIKLALIGNPNVGKTSLFNKLTGLNQKVGNYLGVTVDKKIGYFYYENIYYQIIDLPGTYSIYPSSEDEEIVSKLLNNINHLDYPDKIMVVADSSNIKKSLLLFRQVQDLRFPVLFILNMLDEAKKKGIFIDMEKLKKFLITEIVMINAREGIGLEKVKKEIKNLKKTKKLDFFNPGLRYSIAVNDVKNSYKVNTYKAWYYLAYNGKFLKEDKEDYLLNKIKKKHNIISKRLQIKETLDRYEEIGKIYSETVSELVLDKEKNYLEFSKKIDNNLIVHPFWGYFIFFFFLFIIFQCVFFWAEKPKEFIEFFFSIIQKKLENIYPGPLNNFLLQGILPGISTIITFIPQIFILLFFILLMEESGYISRVIFLMDRIMRPFGLNGKSVVPLISSIACAIPAIMSARHIENPRDRLITILATPFMTCSARLPVYTLIISLIIPNYRWYFIQLRGIVLMAMYLLGILSSLGVSMILHQFLKKNYQSHLIMEIPTYKFPIFRNILITLWINLKSFIINAGKMILLINILIWVLGTFGPSENFSYQKSQKSIVLKYLQKKELSYSYLGLIGKKIEPVIHPLGYDWKIGIGLLSSLVAREVFVSTMASVYKIEEKGNFLKEKMKKEVFPSSKKPIYNLATGVSLLFFYAFSMQCMSTLSIIKKETKSWRWPIIQFFFMTSLAYIVSFLTYQILK